One genomic segment of Ipomoea triloba cultivar NCNSP0323 chromosome 9, ASM357664v1 includes these proteins:
- the LOC116029274 gene encoding auxin-responsive protein SAUR68-like, translating to MISSKKLIKLVKRWQKFAAIRRKRISFPRLNDDANSCSTSTAVNKGHFVVYTADQKRFVVPLSYLENEIIRQLLSMSEEEFGLTNDGPIRLPCDAVFMDYIISLLSRGLSRELEIALLNSVTSYRCSSAPLHQEGLRNQELLVC from the coding sequence ATGATCAGCTCCAAGAAGCTCATCAAGCTCGTCAAAAGATGGCAAAAATTTGCTGCCATCCGAAGAAAGAGGATATCATTTCCAAGACTAAATGATGACGCAAATAGTTGCAGCACTTCCACTGCAGTAAACAAGGGTCATTTTGTTGTCTACACAGCTGATCAGAAGCGGTTTGTTGTCCCTCTATCTTATCTCGAGAATGAGATCATTAGGCAACTCCTAAGCATGTCTGAAGAAGAATTTGGACTTACAAACGATGGGCCTATTAGGCTACCATGTGATGCAGTCTTCATGGACTACATCATTTCGCTTCTTAGCCGAGGTTTATCCAGAGAACTTGAGATTGCATTACTCAACTCAGTTACTTCATATCGATGCTCATCCGCTCCACTACACCAAGAAGGGTTGAGAAATCAGGAATTGCTAGTTTGCTGA
- the LOC116029275 gene encoding auxin-responsive protein SAUR68-like — protein MISSKRLIKLAKRWQKFAAIQRKRISFPTINEDADSCTTSSAVYKGHFTIYTADQKRFVVPLSYLENEIIRQLLNMSEEEFGLPSDGPITLPCDAIFMDYIVSLLSHSLSRELENALLFSVTAYCCSSASQHQDGLRNQELLVY, from the coding sequence ATGATCAGTTCAAAGAGGCTCATTAAGCTGGCCAAAAGATGGCAGAAATTTGCTGCCATCCAAAGAAAGAGGATTTCATTTCCAACAATAAATGAGGATGCAGATAGCTGCACTACTTCTTCTGCAGTTTACAAGGGTCATTTCACTATCTACACTGCTGATCAGAAGCGGTTTGTTGTCCCTCTATCATATCTCGAGAATGAGATTATTCGGCAACTATTAAATATGTCTGAAGAAGAATTTGGACTTCCAAGCGATGGGCCTATTACCCTGCCTTGTGATGCCATCTTCATGGACTACATCGTTTCACTTCTTAGCCATAGTTTAAGTAGAGAACTCGAGAATGCCTTGCTCTTCTCAGTTACAGCGTATTGCTGTTCATCAGCTTCACAGCACCAAGATGGGTTGAGAAATCAGGAATTGCTAGTTTACTGA
- the LOC116030705 gene encoding auxin-responsive protein SAUR68-like, producing the protein MISSKKLIKLAKRWQKFAAIRRKRISFPRLNEDADSCSTSSVVNKGHFTICTVDQKRFVVPLSYLKNGIIRQLLSMSEEEFGLPSDGPITLPCDAVFMDYIISLLSRGLSRELENALLVSVTSHRCSSAPLHQEGWRNQELVVC; encoded by the coding sequence ATGATCAGCTCCAAGAAGCTCATCAAGCTGGCCAAAAGATGGCAGAAATTTGCTGCCATCCGAAGAAAGAGGATTTCATTTCCAAGACTAAATGAGGATGCAGATAGCTGCAGTACTTCCTCTGTAGTTAACAAGGGTCATTTCACTATCTGCACTGTTGATCAGAAGCGGTTTGTTGTCCCTCTATCATATCTCAAGAATGGGATCATTAGGCAACTCTTAAGTATGTCCGAAGAAGAGTTTGGACTTCCAAGCGATGGGCCTATTACACTACCATGTGATGCAGTCTTCATGGACTACAtcatttcacttcttagccGAGGTTTATCCAGAGAACTCGAGAATGCATTGCTCGTCTCAGTTACTTCACATCGGTGTTCATCAGCTCCACTACATCAAGAAGGGTGGAGAAATCAGGAATTGGTAGTTTGCTGA
- the LOC116029337 gene encoding auxin-responsive protein SAUR68-like, with amino-acid sequence MISSKKLIKLAKRWQKFAAIRRKRISFSRQNDDTDCCSTSSAVNKGHFVVYSADQKRFVVPLSYLENEIIRQLLSMSEEEFGLPSDGPITLPCDAVFMDYIISLLSRGLTRELENALLVSVTSHRCSSAPLHQEGWRSQDLLVY; translated from the coding sequence ATGATCAGTTCAAAGAAGCTCATCAAGCTGGCGAAAAGATGGCAGAAATTTGCAGCCATCCGAAGAAAAAGGATTTCATTTTCAAGACAAAATGATGACACAGATTGCTGCAGCACTTCTTCTGCAGTAAACAAGGGTCATTTTGTTGTCTACTCAGCTGATCAGAAGCGGTTTGTTGTCCCTCTATCTTATCTCGAGAATGAGATTATTAGGCAACTCTTAAGCATGTCTGAAGAAGAATTTGGACTTCCAAGCGATGGGCCTATTACACTGCCATGCGATGCAGTCTTCATGGACTACAtcatttcacttcttagccGAGGTCTAACTAGAGAACTTGAGAATGCCTTGCTCGTCTCAGTTACTTCACATCGGTGTTCATCAGCTCCACTACACCAAGAAGGGTGGAGAAGTCAGGATTTGCTAGTTTACTGA